Proteins encoded together in one Pseudomonas sp. Seg1 window:
- a CDS encoding fimbrial protein has translation MKRFKFHRPVPLTKAIHTLCLTLLFASNYAVAATCSFYPNHHQTTITMQVPATLSIPRDTPNGTVVYESPPLTMGPTPSSYKCTNEFSYGVQNNVGVSKSGDLVYAIGNTGLAWQWSYKDNVTIPIYPGIRREAGGYGWDTTRHVLRLIKIADVFDAQKIPAGTLGVFHADGVSPLAMATNGTTIVPQSCETPDIRVDMGSHDISIFANNGSYSEPVKFDISLNNCPAGIKKVTYTLKPTSDSPSQNSTRGIVKLSADSTAQGVALQILNSDGNPIVLHQSYVFTDYSSAGGNLKIPLSARYFRTATTGGNGGFDKGMRAGSANANIAFVMSYL, from the coding sequence ATGAAGCGTTTCAAATTCCATCGCCCTGTCCCGCTAACGAAAGCGATTCATACGCTATGTCTGACGCTGCTCTTCGCTTCAAACTACGCGGTCGCGGCAACTTGCTCCTTCTACCCCAATCATCATCAAACAACTATCACTATGCAAGTACCCGCTACACTTTCGATTCCTCGTGATACACCCAACGGCACCGTAGTATATGAAAGCCCTCCACTCACAATGGGACCAACGCCCAGCTCGTATAAATGTACTAACGAGTTTTCATATGGTGTTCAGAACAATGTCGGTGTGTCTAAATCGGGTGACCTTGTTTACGCAATCGGAAATACCGGGCTCGCATGGCAGTGGTCCTACAAAGACAATGTAACCATACCCATTTATCCGGGTATTCGTCGAGAGGCGGGCGGATACGGATGGGACACCACAAGACACGTGCTACGACTAATCAAAATAGCGGATGTATTCGATGCACAGAAAATCCCGGCAGGAACACTCGGGGTTTTCCATGCAGACGGTGTATCACCACTAGCAATGGCGACCAATGGCACAACGATTGTGCCTCAATCCTGTGAAACGCCTGACATCAGAGTCGACATGGGTTCGCATGACATAAGTATCTTTGCCAATAACGGATCGTATTCCGAGCCCGTCAAATTTGACATCAGTCTCAACAATTGCCCGGCAGGCATAAAAAAAGTGACTTACACCCTCAAGCCCACATCAGATTCCCCCTCTCAAAACTCCACGCGGGGTATCGTGAAGCTGAGTGCCGATTCGACTGCTCAGGGTGTGGCCTTGCAAATACTCAACAGTGACGGAAACCCGATCGTTTTACATCAAAGCTATGTATTCACGGACTATTCTTCGGCTGGAGGCAACTTAAAAATCCCTCTGAGCGCTCGGTACTTTCGCACTGCTACAACAGGTGGAAATGGTGGGTTTGACAAGGGAATGCGCGCCGGATCAGCTAACGCAAATATCGCGTTTGTCATGAGTTACCTTTGA
- a CDS encoding DNA methyltransferase, which yields MNSYQILIGDCLELLRRMPDCSVDSVVTDPPYGLSFMGKKWDYDVPATEVWIECLRVLKPGGHLLAFAGTRTQHRMAVRIEDAGFEIRDMIAWVYGSGFPKSMDVSKAIDKAEDYKLQASHRRAWVAAVQEAGLKLPGNSRHDWTVGEHAPGEQWWAEFENWLPGLSKEQRQAIERIVVGKGFKPRPTYHTADIGGEAECNEYDITTPATQAARKWEGWGTALKPALEPITVARKPFSSTVAANVIAHGTGALNIDRCRVTTGDDTARISNGAIKGGNFAAGGSAPGPIAGGHSDGRWPANLIHDGSAEVVALFPAQAGAAAPVTGNEPTANGFSGPVKYSGMRERVPGAFHSDSGSAARFFYCAKTSRKDRNEGLLSSDAPAVAKEATMRDCETAEWSTRNGNSHPTVKPTDLMAYLLRLVTPSGGVALDPFMGSGSTGKAAMREGFQFIGCEIDEQYAAIARARIDHEITRQQELQAESDQLDLFGTA from the coding sequence ATGAATAGTTACCAGATCCTGATTGGCGACTGTTTGGAGCTGCTGCGGCGGATGCCCGATTGCAGCGTCGACAGCGTCGTCACCGACCCGCCGTACGGACTGTCCTTCATGGGCAAAAAATGGGACTACGACGTGCCGGCGACGGAGGTGTGGATCGAATGCTTGCGAGTACTCAAGCCGGGCGGCCACCTGTTGGCTTTCGCCGGCACTCGCACGCAGCACCGTATGGCTGTGCGCATCGAGGATGCCGGCTTCGAGATCCGCGACATGATCGCTTGGGTATATGGGTCGGGTTTTCCGAAATCGATGGACGTGAGCAAGGCGATCGATAAAGCCGAAGACTACAAGCTGCAAGCCTCTCATCGACGCGCGTGGGTGGCAGCGGTTCAAGAAGCTGGTCTGAAGCTGCCGGGCAACTCCCGACACGACTGGACTGTTGGTGAGCATGCCCCAGGCGAACAATGGTGGGCTGAGTTCGAGAATTGGCTACCCGGTCTCTCTAAAGAGCAGCGCCAAGCCATTGAGAGAATCGTAGTGGGCAAGGGGTTCAAACCGCGCCCGACATACCACACTGCTGATATTGGCGGCGAAGCAGAATGCAACGAATACGATATCACTACCCCTGCTACGCAGGCTGCCAGAAAATGGGAAGGCTGGGGCACCGCTCTCAAACCAGCACTCGAGCCAATCACTGTCGCTCGGAAACCATTTTCCAGCACGGTCGCTGCCAACGTCATAGCGCATGGAACCGGCGCCCTGAATATTGATCGATGCCGGGTAACAACCGGAGACGACACGGCTCGGATCAGTAACGGAGCAATCAAGGGCGGAAACTTCGCCGCGGGTGGATCTGCGCCCGGCCCGATCGCCGGCGGACATTCAGATGGACGCTGGCCCGCCAATCTAATCCACGACGGCAGCGCCGAGGTAGTCGCGCTGTTCCCCGCTCAGGCGGGCGCAGCGGCACCGGTGACAGGCAACGAACCGACGGCCAACGGCTTCAGCGGCCCGGTCAAGTACAGCGGGATGCGCGAGCGGGTGCCCGGCGCTTTCCACTCTGACAGTGGGAGTGCTGCCCGGTTCTTCTACTGCGCCAAGACCAGCCGAAAAGATCGAAACGAAGGCCTGCTCAGCTCGGACGCTCCAGCTGTCGCCAAGGAAGCAACCATGCGCGACTGCGAAACCGCCGAGTGGAGTACTCGCAACGGCAACAGCCATCCCACGGTGAAGCCGACTGACCTGATGGCCTACCTGCTGCGCCTGGTGACACCGTCCGGAGGCGTTGCTCTCGATCCATTCATGGGCAGCGGAAGCACCGGCAAGGCCGCTATGCGCGAAGGTTTCCAGTTCATCGGGTGCGAGATCGACGAGCAATACGCGGCGATCGCCCGGGCGCGTATCGATCACGAAATAACCCGACAGCAAGAACTGCAAGCCGAATCTGATCAGCTCGATCTATTCGGCACCGCATAA
- a CDS encoding DUF4224 domain-containing protein — translation METEILSDEELAELTGYKARAYQRRWLIDRQWVFVESRGKRPLVGRMYARMKLGMISPTIADPSPPPAAPVWTPDFSQVN, via the coding sequence ATGGAAACCGAAATCCTCTCCGACGAGGAACTGGCCGAACTCACCGGCTACAAGGCCCGTGCCTACCAGCGCCGCTGGCTGATTGATCGCCAGTGGGTGTTCGTCGAAAGCCGCGGCAAGCGCCCGCTGGTGGGCCGCATGTATGCTCGCATGAAGCTGGGCATGATCAGCCCTACGATTGCCGATCCGAGCCCGCCGCCGGCTGCACCGGTATGGACACCCGACTTCTCGCAGGTGAATTAA
- a CDS encoding tyrosine-type recombinase/integrase, with translation MRPRKTETRNLPPRMYQWTRIRKSGKVWVAYYYLDMTGKAIPLGKDLDLARIKWADLEAKEKPLDLRTMKGIFDRYIRDIVSKKAPRTQKDNLSEIKQLRPMFDSAPIDSITPATIAGYRDARTAKVRANREIATLSHVFNIAREWGLTTKENPCQGVRKNKETPRDYYANDVVWDAVYVKAAQELKDAMDLAYLTGQRPADVLVMRKDDVDGNYLGVQQNKTHKKLRIQMTDGDEPNSLGLLIGKMAERNAQHICSYLIVSARGKRMTAKMLRDRWDDARERAKKEAEEKGNVQLAEKIGGFQFRDIRPKAASEILDVGDASLLLGHTKGDITERVYRRIGAIAKPSK, from the coding sequence ATGCGCCCCCGCAAGACCGAAACCCGCAATTTGCCTCCCCGGATGTATCAGTGGACAAGAATAAGAAAGAGCGGAAAGGTGTGGGTCGCCTATTACTACCTGGACATGACAGGCAAGGCGATCCCGCTGGGCAAGGATCTGGATTTGGCCAGGATCAAATGGGCGGACCTGGAGGCGAAGGAAAAGCCGCTCGATTTGCGTACCATGAAGGGCATCTTTGACCGATATATACGCGACATAGTATCGAAGAAAGCACCGCGTACGCAGAAAGACAACCTTTCGGAAATCAAGCAGCTCCGTCCAATGTTCGATAGCGCTCCCATCGACTCTATAACCCCTGCAACTATCGCGGGGTACCGCGACGCTCGAACCGCCAAGGTTCGGGCGAATCGCGAGATTGCCACCCTCTCCCACGTTTTCAACATTGCTCGAGAATGGGGACTTACGACCAAAGAAAATCCCTGCCAGGGCGTGCGAAAAAACAAGGAAACACCGAGGGACTATTACGCGAATGATGTTGTTTGGGATGCTGTTTACGTAAAGGCAGCTCAAGAGCTGAAAGACGCGATGGACTTGGCATATCTGACCGGGCAAAGACCAGCAGATGTCCTGGTCATGCGGAAGGACGATGTCGATGGAAATTACTTGGGTGTGCAGCAGAACAAGACACATAAAAAGCTGCGTATCCAGATGACTGACGGTGATGAGCCAAACAGTCTGGGCCTGTTGATCGGGAAAATGGCCGAGCGCAATGCTCAGCACATTTGCAGCTATTTGATCGTGAGCGCACGCGGCAAGCGGATGACAGCGAAGATGCTTCGCGATCGATGGGACGACGCCAGAGAAAGGGCCAAGAAAGAAGCTGAAGAAAAAGGCAATGTTCAGCTGGCTGAGAAAATCGGAGGCTTCCAGTTCAGAGACATCAGGCCGAAAGCGGCGTCGGAAATCCTCGACGTCGGCGATGCGAGCCTACTCTTGGGGCACACCAAAGGAGACATTACCGAGCGCGTCTATCGACGAATTGGCGCCATTGCCAAGCCATCGAAATAG
- a CDS encoding HAMP domain-containing sensor histidine kinase, whose amino-acid sequence MSEGHGKNEQAIATAARELFLLGQKTVAARAVLAAVHKELNQANAQLVDSHHVEQLIEANQQLVLSILSAQSDAENPTMAQAEQQMYLEMREANEQLVIAALSAQELQAAAEHALEQQRNFLNLVAHELRNPLTPISMIAGRLVRVPSEELPRMQLLIEGQVKQMSRLVEDLLDIARASTGKFRLDCQRVDMAQIIHEAIDACAPVMVAHGLTFSSELPERALMVNGDPARLAQILGNLLGNAAKYTPADGTVSLTATIEVEHLEIRIRDTGIGITPKALPFIFEPFVQDVHAVGFNGAGLGIGLTVVRELIEAHGGTVIGTSAGEGQGSEFVMRLPRVNH is encoded by the coding sequence ATGAGCGAGGGTCACGGCAAGAATGAGCAAGCCATAGCGACTGCAGCACGCGAACTGTTCCTTCTCGGCCAGAAAACGGTCGCGGCGCGTGCGGTGCTGGCAGCGGTTCATAAGGAACTCAACCAGGCCAATGCCCAACTCGTCGATAGTCACCATGTTGAGCAATTGATTGAAGCCAATCAGCAGTTGGTGCTGTCAATTCTGTCGGCGCAGTCGGATGCGGAAAATCCGACAATGGCCCAGGCAGAGCAGCAAATGTACCTCGAGATGCGCGAGGCAAACGAGCAGTTGGTGATAGCCGCACTGAGTGCCCAGGAACTGCAGGCGGCCGCTGAACATGCGCTGGAACAGCAACGCAACTTCCTCAACCTGGTTGCACACGAACTTCGCAACCCTCTGACCCCCATCAGCATGATTGCTGGCCGGCTGGTACGTGTACCTAGTGAAGAATTGCCGCGCATGCAGTTGTTGATAGAGGGGCAGGTGAAGCAGATGTCCCGGTTGGTCGAAGACTTGCTCGACATCGCCCGCGCCAGCACCGGCAAGTTTCGCCTTGATTGCCAACGTGTCGATATGGCTCAAATCATTCATGAGGCGATAGATGCCTGTGCCCCGGTCATGGTTGCTCACGGTTTGACTTTCAGCTCGGAACTGCCGGAACGCGCATTGATGGTTAATGGCGATCCAGCGCGCCTCGCTCAAATTCTTGGCAATCTACTGGGTAACGCCGCCAAATATACGCCTGCTGATGGCACGGTCTCCCTTACTGCGACGATTGAAGTCGAACATCTGGAGATACGCATTCGTGATACCGGGATAGGTATAACTCCGAAAGCACTGCCGTTCATTTTCGAGCCATTTGTACAGGATGTTCACGCGGTTGGTTTCAATGGGGCAGGGCTGGGTATTGGTTTGACCGTAGTGCGTGAGTTGATCGAAGCCCACGGCGGAACGGTGATTGGTACTAGTGCGGGAGAGGGGCAGGGAAGTGAGTTCGTAATGAGACTCCCCCGAGTGAACCACTGA
- a CDS encoding ATPase domain-containing protein — MNTKVTIKRLATGVPGLDEVLGGGLPEFSFNLIAGPPGCGKTTLAHQMMFALATPERPALFFTVLGEPPLKMLRYQQQFDFFDDEAINQSIRYINLASDTLAGDLDEVLRRIVAEVEAHSPALVFVDSFRSVVLASQTQDNPNNNLPQFVQQLGMLMTTWQATTFLIGEYFSETDTNPIFTVADGLIWLRQSVQRNSMVRKMEIMKMRGQPTLPGLHTFRIATSGIKVFAPAQLNPIEAPLTFPVQRLKMGVPKLDEMLGGGLPRGYSLLVAGPSGSGKSILAATFLAEGARNGETGVIAVFEQRPNHSQNATLAGLIESGKVGLVDSRAPDLSIDEIVHLLLSEINRLKATRVVIDSLSGFELALAPTFREDFRESLSRMVTALTSAGVSVLMTSELEDRYTDLRFSPYGTAFLTDAIIVQRYIEVQSRLLRIMAVVKVRASAHSDELRLYQIDDDGLQIGEMLPDREGLLGGRPTQQRTVTFEG; from the coding sequence ATGAACACCAAAGTGACTATCAAGCGCTTGGCCACCGGAGTGCCAGGACTGGACGAGGTGCTGGGCGGGGGGTTGCCGGAGTTCTCGTTCAACCTGATCGCCGGCCCGCCTGGCTGTGGCAAAACAACCCTGGCGCATCAAATGATGTTCGCCCTGGCGACTCCCGAGCGCCCGGCATTGTTCTTCACCGTGCTTGGCGAACCGCCGTTGAAAATGCTGCGGTATCAACAGCAATTCGACTTTTTCGACGACGAAGCCATCAATCAGTCGATCCGTTACATCAACCTGGCCAGTGACACCCTGGCAGGGGATTTGGATGAGGTGTTACGCCGAATCGTCGCTGAGGTCGAGGCACACTCTCCGGCGCTGGTGTTCGTCGACTCGTTTCGTTCAGTTGTGCTTGCGAGCCAGACACAGGACAACCCGAACAACAATCTGCCGCAGTTCGTTCAGCAACTGGGCATGCTGATGACCACTTGGCAGGCAACAACCTTCCTGATTGGCGAGTACTTCAGCGAAACCGACACCAATCCGATTTTCACTGTCGCCGATGGCCTTATCTGGTTGCGTCAGAGCGTTCAGCGCAATTCCATGGTGCGCAAGATGGAAATCATGAAGATGCGCGGCCAGCCGACGCTGCCGGGGCTGCACACCTTCCGCATCGCAACGTCGGGCATCAAGGTTTTTGCGCCTGCCCAACTCAACCCGATCGAAGCCCCTCTGACCTTTCCGGTCCAGCGCCTGAAAATGGGTGTGCCCAAACTCGATGAGATGCTCGGCGGCGGCTTGCCCCGTGGTTATTCCTTACTGGTGGCCGGGCCATCGGGCTCGGGCAAAAGCATTCTTGCTGCGACCTTTCTCGCAGAGGGTGCGCGCAATGGCGAGACTGGCGTGATCGCGGTATTTGAGCAGCGCCCCAATCACTCTCAGAACGCCACCCTCGCCGGGTTGATTGAGAGCGGGAAGGTCGGTTTGGTCGATAGCCGCGCGCCGGACTTATCCATCGACGAAATCGTCCATTTGCTATTGAGTGAGATCAATCGGCTGAAGGCTACACGGGTAGTGATTGACTCCCTGTCAGGCTTCGAACTGGCGTTGGCCCCGACATTTCGAGAAGACTTTCGTGAGTCGCTGTCTCGCATGGTGACCGCTCTTACTAGTGCAGGTGTCAGTGTATTGATGACCTCCGAGTTGGAGGATCGCTACACCGATCTGCGTTTCAGTCCTTACGGCACGGCGTTTCTCACCGACGCCATCATCGTCCAGCGCTACATAGAAGTGCAGAGCCGCTTGTTGCGCATCATGGCCGTGGTCAAGGTTCGGGCCAGCGCTCATTCTGATGAGCTGAGGTTGTACCAGATAGATGATGATGGCTTGCAGATCGGCGAAATGTTGCCGGACAGGGAAGGCTTGTTAGGGGGGCGACCTACCCAGCAGCGTACGGTCACATTCGAAGGATGA